One Lampris incognitus isolate fLamInc1 chromosome 18, fLamInc1.hap2, whole genome shotgun sequence genomic region harbors:
- the LOC130128681 gene encoding homocysteine-responsive endoplasmic reticulum-resident ubiquitin-like domain member 2 protein produces MEQGVVDTPVTLVIKAPNQKYDDQTINCYQNWTVEKLKAHLSDVYPSKPSAKDQRLVYSGKLLLDHFTLKDVLRKQDEYHMLHLVCASRTPPGSPKPHSSRGNKFPEASSAGPMAHQSSTSPAPSQGNQSPSPGESSDGLRHRAGPLPYYPVHPAFVQGSAWNQYYPQSTPPTNMPAYPSYNPLTLMWWQQLYAQQYYMNYQALAASSQHLRPDQPATQSNQSELPIQPPQEARPGNAEVQLNAQGGEILNEEEQNRDWLDWVYVMSRAAILLSIVYFYSSFSRFVMVMGAMLVLYLHQAGWFPFNMENEPQLPGDGARQGDMEGELHNHDIQEMERVMDEGVDDDGESGEEGADEPNGMPHTGFLSSTWSFIITFFMSLIPEGLPNAAN; encoded by the exons ATGGAGCAAGGTGTTGTGGACACTCCTGTTACGCTCGTCATCAAGGCACCCAACCAGAAGTACGATGACCAGACCATTAACTGTTACCAGAACTGGACAGTTGAGAAGCTCAAAGCCCATCTGTCGGATGTGTACCCCAGTAAACCA AGCGCCAAAGACCAGAGGTTGGTGTATTCTGGGAAGCTTCTTTTGGATCACTTTACCCTGAAAGATGTGCTCAGAAAG CAGGACGAATACCACATGCTTCATCTGGTGTGTGCCTCAAGGACGCCCCCTGGGTCCCCTAAGCCCCACAGCAGCCGTGGTAACAAGTTCCCAGAGGCCTCCTCAGCGGGTCCCATG GCCCATCAGAGTTCTACTAGCCCCGCCCCCAGTCAGGGCAATCAGTCACCTTCACCCGGAGAGAGCAGCGATGGACTTAGACATCGGGCAGGGCCACTCCCTTACTACCCAGTGCACCCAGCTTTCGTGCAAGG CTCTGCATGGAACCAGTACTACCCTCAGTCAACTCCTCCCACAAACATGCCAGCGTATCCTTCTTACAACCCCTTGACACTAATGTGGTGGCAACAGCTATATGCTCAGCAATACTACATGAATTA TCAGGCGTTGGCAGCTTCCTCTCAGCATCTCAGGCCAGACCAGCCTGCAACCCAATCAAACCAATCAGAGCTCCCCATCCAGCCCCCTCAGGAGGCGCGCCCTGGCAATGCTGAGGTCCAGTTGAATGCCCAGGGAGGGGAGATTCTGAATGAGGAGGAGCAGAACCGCGACTGGCTGGACTGGGTGTACGTGATGTCGCGTGCAGCCATCTTACTCAGTATAGTCTACTTCTACTCGTCCTTCAGTCGCTTTGTCATGGTGATGGGGGCCATGCTTGTGCTCTACCT GCACCAGGCAGGCTGGTTTCCTTTTAACATGGAGAATGAACCGCAGCTGCCTGGAGACGGTGCCCGTCAAGGTGACATGGAGGGAGAGCTACACAACCACGACATACAAGAAATG GAGCGAGTGATGGATGAAGGTGTGGATGATGACGGGGAAAGCGGAGAGGAAGGAGCGGACGAGCCCAACGGGATGCcccacactggcttcctgtcatcAACCTGGTCCTTCATCATAACCTTCTTCATGTCCCTCATCCCCGAGGGCCTGCCGAATGCTGCTAACTGA